The following proteins are encoded in a genomic region of Streptomyces sp. NBC_01723:
- a CDS encoding NAD(P)H-dependent oxidoreductase codes for MSVRILALVGSLRAGSHNRQLAEAAVRFAPEGAEVQLFEGLADIPFYNEDVDVEGSVPAAAAKLREAAQASDAFLLFSPEYNGTIPAVLKNAIDWLSRPFGAGGFAGKPVAVVGTAFGQYGGVWAQDEARKAVGIAGGKVIEDLKLSIPGSMTRFAETHPSDDAEVAAQLTEVVARLHGHADEAVAA; via the coding sequence ATGTCTGTCCGCATCCTTGCGCTCGTCGGCAGCCTTCGCGCCGGTTCGCACAACCGCCAGCTCGCCGAGGCGGCCGTCAGGTTCGCGCCGGAGGGCGCCGAGGTGCAGCTGTTCGAAGGGCTCGCCGACATCCCCTTCTACAACGAGGACGTCGACGTGGAGGGCAGCGTCCCGGCCGCCGCCGCGAAGCTGCGCGAGGCCGCCCAGGCCTCCGACGCCTTCCTGCTCTTCTCCCCCGAGTACAACGGCACCATCCCGGCCGTCCTGAAGAACGCCATCGACTGGCTGTCCCGCCCCTTCGGCGCGGGCGGCTTCGCCGGCAAGCCGGTCGCCGTGGTGGGCACCGCCTTCGGCCAGTACGGCGGTGTGTGGGCGCAGGACGAGGCCCGCAAGGCCGTGGGCATCGCCGGTGGCAAGGTGATCGAGGACCTCAAGCTGTCCATCCCCGGTTCGATGACGCGCTTCGCCGAGACCCACCCGTCGGACGACGCCGAGGTGGCCGCCCAGCTGACGGAGGTCGTCGCCCGCCTGCACGGCCACGCCGACGAGGCCGTCGCCGCCTGA
- a CDS encoding peptide deformylase has translation MGTPRERSPLAERVEELLAPGGPLPIVEAGDPVLRRAAEPFDGQLPPALLARFVEALRLTMRAAPGVGLAAPQVGVGLRIAVIEDPAPVPEEVRVARGRVPQPFRVLVNPSYEPVGGARAAFFEGCLSVPGWQAVVARPAQVRLRATDERGLAVDEVFSGWPARIVQHETDHLDGVLYLDRAESRSLSSSRAVAGLWAQPTPERAAAALGFELPGPAV, from the coding sequence ATGGGAACTCCGCGTGAACGCTCCCCTCTTGCCGAGCGGGTCGAGGAACTGCTCGCCCCCGGCGGCCCGTTGCCGATCGTCGAGGCGGGTGATCCGGTGTTGCGCCGTGCGGCCGAGCCGTTCGACGGGCAGTTGCCGCCCGCGCTGCTGGCGCGGTTCGTCGAGGCGCTGCGGCTGACCATGCGCGCGGCGCCGGGCGTCGGACTGGCCGCGCCGCAGGTGGGGGTGGGGCTGCGGATCGCGGTGATCGAGGACCCGGCACCGGTGCCGGAGGAGGTGCGGGTGGCGCGCGGGCGGGTGCCGCAGCCGTTCCGGGTGCTGGTCAATCCCTCGTACGAGCCCGTCGGCGGCGCGCGGGCCGCGTTCTTCGAGGGCTGTCTGAGCGTGCCGGGCTGGCAGGCCGTGGTGGCACGCCCCGCGCAGGTGCGGCTGCGGGCGACGGACGAGCGCGGGCTCGCGGTGGACGAGGTGTTCTCGGGGTGGCCGGCCCGGATCGTGCAGCACGAGACGGATCATCTGGACGGCGTGTTGTACCTGGACCGGGCCGAGTCGCGGTCGCTGTCGTCGAGCCGGGCCGTGGCCGGTCTGTGGGCGCAGCCGACGCCGGAGCGGGCCGCGGCGGCGCTGGGGTTCGAGCTGCCGGGTCCGGCGGTCTGA
- a CDS encoding M15 family metallopeptidase, whose product MTSAASRVPTATATGRPDTRLVVIRGNSASGKSSVAQGLRDHYGRGIAIVGQDVIRRNVLREHDTARGANIALLSTIARAALDAGFHVVLEGILYADRYGHMITSLVRDHRGVSRCYYLDVPLEATLLRHASKTDAAYLAHVTDDHLTSWYRELDLLPGGLETVIPADSTLRDTVARVVRETDLTAAAPTSPPQRNPSQGDSMTPPVLMSDPQVAAIPVRECGEPLVDVRDHNFRVDPRKQDPLGAFAHVREGILARLKHARSLLPAGTDLLFIEGYRPLALQQRYFTDYRNELAAAHPDWASEQLHQAASRYVSPPEIAPHSAGAAVDVTLVDQDGHELDLGTRVNASPEESDDACFTHAPNLSEHARHHRTLLLNAMEGAGFTNYGTECWHFSTADRYDALRWQEPHARYGPVELP is encoded by the coding sequence ATGACCAGCGCAGCCAGTCGCGTGCCCACTGCGACAGCGACCGGGCGTCCAGACACCCGCCTCGTAGTAATCCGTGGCAACTCGGCGTCCGGCAAGTCGAGCGTGGCCCAGGGCCTGCGAGATCACTACGGCCGCGGTATCGCGATCGTGGGCCAGGACGTGATCCGTCGGAACGTACTCAGGGAACACGACACCGCGCGCGGCGCCAACATCGCCCTGCTGAGCACGATCGCCCGCGCAGCCCTCGACGCCGGCTTCCACGTCGTCCTCGAAGGGATCCTGTACGCCGACCGCTACGGCCACATGATCACGTCTCTGGTACGGGACCACCGCGGCGTCTCCAGGTGCTACTACCTGGACGTGCCGCTGGAAGCGACGTTGCTACGACACGCGTCAAAGACGGATGCCGCCTACCTGGCGCACGTCACCGACGACCACCTCACCTCCTGGTACCGCGAGCTGGATCTGCTGCCCGGCGGTCTGGAAACCGTGATCCCGGCCGACAGCACGCTGCGGGACACCGTCGCCCGGGTCGTGCGCGAGACCGATCTGACCGCTGCCGCCCCCACCTCGCCACCTCAGCGCAATCCGTCACAAGGAGACTCGATGACTCCTCCGGTGTTGATGTCCGATCCGCAGGTCGCGGCGATCCCCGTGCGCGAGTGCGGAGAGCCACTCGTCGACGTACGCGACCACAACTTCCGCGTTGACCCCCGCAAGCAAGACCCTCTAGGCGCGTTCGCCCACGTCCGTGAAGGCATCCTGGCCCGGTTGAAGCATGCCCGCTCGCTCCTGCCCGCCGGCACCGACCTGCTGTTCATCGAGGGCTACCGGCCGCTGGCCCTCCAGCAACGCTACTTCACTGACTACCGGAACGAGCTGGCCGCCGCCCACCCTGACTGGGCATCTGAGCAGCTGCACCAGGCCGCCAGCCGGTACGTGTCGCCGCCAGAGATCGCGCCTCACTCCGCGGGAGCGGCCGTGGACGTGACCCTCGTGGACCAGGACGGCCACGAACTCGACCTCGGCACCCGCGTCAACGCCTCTCCCGAGGAGAGCGACGACGCATGCTTCACACACGCCCCGAACCTCAGCGAACACGCGCGCCACCACCGCACCTTGCTGCTCAACGCCATGGAAGGCGCGGGATTCACAAACTACGGGACCGAGTGCTGGCACTTCTCGACAGCAGACCGGTACGACGCCCTGAGGTGGCAGGAGCCGCACGCACGCTACGGACCGGTCGAACTGCCGTAG
- a CDS encoding TetR/AcrR family transcriptional regulator, with product MSAAPPPFPKSEETVGQTELELLQLGPGPFEDEPCLRADAARNRARLLEAAERLVAEHGAAGVTMEAVAAAASVGKGTVFRRFGDRTGLLAALLDHSERKFQAALLSGPPPLGPGAPPVERLRAFGCAMLRRSIDELDLQLAAEPSAERRHTFAPRRFLRGHLALLLRQAVPDGDSELLSHTLLAYLDVALIHHLTEQCGMPSERLREGWLDLVARVTRTEPPVV from the coding sequence ATGTCCGCCGCCCCGCCGCCCTTCCCGAAGTCCGAAGAGACCGTCGGCCAGACCGAGTTGGAGTTGCTCCAACTCGGCCCGGGGCCGTTCGAGGACGAGCCCTGCCTGCGCGCCGACGCCGCCCGCAACCGAGCCCGGCTGCTGGAGGCCGCCGAGCGGCTGGTCGCCGAGCACGGCGCGGCCGGCGTCACCATGGAGGCGGTGGCCGCCGCGGCCTCGGTGGGCAAGGGGACGGTCTTCCGCCGCTTCGGCGACCGCACCGGGCTGCTCGCGGCCCTCCTCGACCACTCCGAGCGCAAGTTCCAGGCCGCCCTGCTCAGCGGACCGCCGCCGCTCGGCCCCGGCGCCCCGCCCGTCGAGCGGCTGCGCGCCTTCGGCTGCGCGATGCTGCGCCGCTCGATCGACGAACTGGACCTGCAACTGGCCGCGGAGCCCAGCGCGGAGCGCCGCCACACCTTCGCGCCGCGCCGCTTCCTACGCGGTCACCTGGCCCTGCTGCTGCGGCAGGCGGTCCCGGACGGAGACAGTGAGCTGCTCTCCCACACGCTGCTCGCCTACCTCGACGTCGCCCTGATCCACCACCTCACCGAACAGTGCGGGATGCCCTCGGAGCGGCTGCGCGAGGGCTGGCTGGACCTGGTCGCACGGGTCACCCGCACCGAGCCCCCGGTCGTCTGA
- the trxA gene encoding thioredoxin, with translation MTSTVELTKENFDQTVTDNEFVLIDFWASWCGPCKQFAPVYEKAAEANPDLVFGKVDTEAQPELAQAFGIQSIPTLMIVRDQVAVFAQPGALPEDALTDVIGQARKLDMDEVRKAVAEQQAQADGESGQ, from the coding sequence ATGACCAGCACCGTGGAACTCACCAAGGAGAACTTCGACCAGACGGTCACGGACAACGAGTTCGTTCTGATCGACTTCTGGGCGTCGTGGTGCGGTCCGTGCAAGCAGTTCGCACCCGTCTACGAGAAGGCGGCGGAGGCCAATCCCGACCTGGTGTTCGGGAAGGTGGACACCGAGGCGCAGCCGGAGCTGGCTCAGGCCTTCGGGATCCAGTCGATTCCGACGCTGATGATCGTCCGGGACCAGGTGGCCGTGTTCGCGCAGCCGGGCGCGCTGCCCGAGGACGCCCTGACGGACGTGATCGGCCAGGCCCGGAAGCTGGACATGGACGAGGTGCGCAAGGCGGTCGCCGAGCAGCAGGCGCAGGCCGACGGCGAGAGCGGCCAGTAG
- a CDS encoding PepSY-associated TM helix domain-containing protein produces the protein MTTTSPASTDESPATAAPPPTRGRWSTLRPLVLRLHFYAGLFVAPFLLVAAVTGLLYAASFQAEKLVYAHELTVDDVGERKLPISEQVAAARQAHPEGAVSAVRPSPEDDATTRVMLSGVEGVDPGHTLAVFVDPYTAKVRGALEQYGSSGALPLRTWIDEFHRDLHLGETGRLYSEFAASWLWVIASAGLVLWFSRRRSRRKVRGTTGRRRTLGLHGTVGAWAAAGFIFLSATGLTWSTYAGANIEDLRVSLDQTTPSVSASATGGGEHSGHGAAAGAGGDAAHGVGLDKVLAAARAKGLGDPVEIVPPADASSAYVVKQVQRSWPEKQDSVAVDPATGEVTDVLRFADYPVLAKLSRWGIDLHTGSLFGLPNQIGLMLLAASLILLIVWGYRMWWRRGRGSAFGRPIPRGAWQQVPPLLLVPLLAAVAVLGYFVPLLGIPLAAFVALDVVLGEIAHRRERRTRTKDAAAGV, from the coding sequence ATGACCACCACCTCCCCGGCCTCGACGGACGAGTCCCCGGCCACGGCCGCGCCACCGCCCACCCGCGGCAGATGGTCCACCCTGCGCCCCCTGGTCCTGCGCCTGCACTTCTACGCCGGTCTCTTCGTGGCCCCCTTCCTGCTGGTCGCGGCGGTCACCGGCCTGCTCTACGCCGCCTCCTTCCAGGCCGAGAAGCTGGTCTACGCCCACGAACTGACCGTCGACGACGTGGGCGAGCGCAAGCTGCCGATATCCGAGCAGGTCGCCGCCGCCCGGCAGGCCCACCCCGAGGGCGCCGTGTCGGCCGTACGCCCCTCGCCCGAGGACGACGCCACCACCAGGGTGATGCTGTCCGGCGTCGAGGGCGTCGACCCCGGCCACACGCTCGCGGTCTTCGTCGACCCGTACACGGCGAAGGTGCGCGGCGCCCTCGAACAGTACGGTTCCAGCGGGGCGTTGCCCCTGCGCACCTGGATCGACGAGTTCCACCGCGACCTGCACCTGGGGGAGACCGGGCGGCTGTACAGCGAGTTCGCCGCCAGTTGGCTGTGGGTGATCGCGAGCGCCGGTCTGGTGCTGTGGTTCTCCCGCCGCCGGTCCCGGCGCAAGGTGCGCGGCACCACGGGCCGGCGCCGCACCCTGGGTCTGCACGGCACGGTCGGCGCCTGGGCCGCGGCCGGGTTCATCTTCCTCTCGGCGACCGGCCTCACCTGGTCGACGTACGCCGGCGCGAACATCGAGGACCTGCGCGTCTCGCTCGACCAGACCACGCCGTCCGTGTCGGCGTCGGCCACCGGGGGCGGCGAGCACTCGGGCCACGGCGCGGCGGCCGGCGCCGGCGGGGACGCGGCGCACGGCGTCGGCCTCGACAAGGTCCTCGCCGCCGCGCGCGCGAAGGGCCTCGGCGACCCCGTCGAGATCGTGCCGCCCGCCGACGCGTCCTCCGCCTACGTCGTCAAGCAGGTGCAGCGCAGCTGGCCCGAGAAGCAGGACTCGGTCGCCGTGGACCCGGCGACGGGCGAGGTCACCGACGTTCTCCGCTTCGCCGACTACCCGGTGCTCGCCAAGCTCAGCCGCTGGGGCATCGACCTGCACACCGGCAGCCTGTTCGGGCTGCCCAACCAGATCGGCCTGATGCTCCTCGCCGCGTCCCTGATCCTGCTGATCGTCTGGGGCTACCGCATGTGGTGGCGGCGCGGCCGGGGCTCCGCCTTCGGCCGTCCGATCCCGCGCGGCGCGTGGCAGCAGGTCCCGCCGCTGCTCCTCGTCCCGCTGCTGGCGGCGGTCGCGGTGCTCGGCTACTTCGTCCCGCTGCTGGGCATCCCCCTGGCCGCCTTCGTCGCGCTGGACGTCGTACTCGGCGAGATCGCCCACCGGCGGGAACGCCGGACCCGGACGAAAGACGCGGCGGCCGGCGTCTGA
- a CDS encoding NUDIX domain-containing protein, with protein MPDDTQQAVPPVPSPAAGDEPPEHHMHLLGRYYRQVEAGRKTIEVRVATPNRRAISVGETVVFHDRDTGRELDVIVQRVTPYPSFDDLLRSEDTALINPDGSPDELLADLRGIYPPAKEALGVLALAFDHRPARPGRPLPMAAEEYAQTVPHHTVYGCLYIRDEHDRPVQLRSVYGPRLWQFPGGNLDAPGEDPLQTARRETVEETGLELALNTPTLLLTHFLHAGPRQPLNKVGLIFDGGQLTADQLDRIRLDPAEHDMWAVHDLPIWQELMAPRAFARLDAIERARRGEGPAYLITHT; from the coding sequence ATGCCTGACGACACCCAGCAGGCGGTCCCGCCTGTGCCGAGCCCGGCGGCCGGAGATGAACCGCCCGAGCACCACATGCACCTGCTCGGGCGGTACTACCGCCAGGTGGAGGCAGGGCGCAAGACCATCGAAGTGAGGGTGGCCACCCCGAACAGGCGCGCCATCAGCGTCGGCGAGACAGTCGTCTTCCACGACCGGGACACAGGCCGGGAACTTGACGTCATCGTGCAGCGGGTCACCCCGTACCCCTCCTTCGATGACCTGCTCCGCTCGGAGGACACCGCACTTATCAATCCGGACGGGTCGCCCGACGAGCTGCTCGCCGACCTCCGCGGCATCTACCCGCCGGCCAAGGAAGCCCTCGGCGTTCTCGCCCTCGCCTTCGACCACCGTCCTGCCCGGCCCGGCCGCCCCCTGCCGATGGCAGCCGAGGAGTACGCGCAGACCGTCCCCCACCACACGGTGTACGGCTGCCTGTACATCCGCGACGAACACGACCGTCCGGTCCAGCTCCGTTCGGTCTACGGCCCGAGACTCTGGCAGTTCCCAGGCGGCAACCTGGATGCCCCGGGTGAAGATCCCCTGCAGACCGCCCGGCGGGAGACGGTCGAGGAGACCGGCCTGGAGCTCGCTCTCAACACGCCGACCCTGCTCCTGACGCACTTCCTCCACGCTGGACCGCGCCAGCCGCTGAACAAGGTGGGGCTCATCTTCGACGGAGGCCAGCTGACCGCCGACCAGCTCGACCGGATTCGCCTCGACCCGGCGGAACACGACATGTGGGCCGTCCACGACCTCCCGATCTGGCAAGAGCTGATGGCCCCGCGCGCCTTCGCGCGCCTCGACGCCATCGAACGAGCCCGACGCGGCGAGGGACCCGCCTACCTGATCACACACACCTGA
- a CDS encoding tetratricopeptide repeat protein, with amino-acid sequence MDMTYYDHGTPAERWERARMFFDAKDYAAAARVLDGLVGEVPEQTGPRLLLARSYYHSAQLRRAESELRILVERDPVEQYARLMLSRTLERQGRQEEADAQLRIAAALAGDFAGR; translated from the coding sequence GTGGACATGACGTACTACGACCACGGAACGCCGGCCGAGCGCTGGGAGCGCGCGCGGATGTTCTTCGACGCCAAGGACTACGCCGCCGCCGCGCGCGTCCTGGACGGCCTGGTCGGGGAGGTGCCCGAGCAGACCGGACCGCGCCTGCTGCTGGCGCGCTCCTACTACCACTCGGCGCAGCTGCGGCGGGCCGAGTCCGAGCTGCGGATCCTCGTCGAGCGCGACCCCGTCGAGCAGTACGCGCGGCTGATGCTGAGCCGGACCCTCGAACGGCAGGGGCGGCAGGAGGAGGCCGACGCCCAGCTGCGGATCGCCGCCGCCCTGGCGGGTGACTTCGCCGGGCGCTGA
- a CDS encoding pirin family protein, with protein MSNLDRAAVPSLCGGRGFVVTEPVRELLSPRNVKLGESTEVRRLLPNLGRRMVGAWCFVDHYGPDDIADEPGMQVPPHPHMGLQTVSWLHEGEVLHRDSTGSLQTIHPRQLGLMTSGRAISHSEESPRPHARRLHGAQLWVALPDAHRHADPHFEYHAELPLVTAPGLSATLLLGTLDGTTSPGTTYTPLVGADLTLAGGTDVRLPLERDFEYAVLSMSGEAHVDGVPLVPGSMLYLGCGRDELPLRADSDAGLMLLGGEPFEEELIMFWNWIGRSQEEIEQARRDWMEGTRFGEVKGYDGAPLPAPALPAVPLKPRGRMR; from the coding sequence ATGAGCAATCTTGATCGCGCGGCGGTACCCAGCCTGTGCGGCGGCCGCGGCTTCGTCGTGACGGAACCCGTGCGCGAACTCCTCAGCCCTCGGAACGTCAAGCTCGGCGAGTCCACCGAGGTCCGCCGACTGCTGCCCAACCTCGGCCGCCGCATGGTCGGGGCCTGGTGCTTCGTCGACCACTACGGTCCCGACGACATCGCCGACGAGCCCGGCATGCAGGTGCCTCCGCACCCGCACATGGGCCTCCAGACGGTCAGCTGGCTGCACGAGGGCGAGGTCCTGCACCGCGACTCCACCGGCAGCCTCCAGACCATCCACCCACGGCAGCTGGGCCTGATGACCTCCGGCCGCGCGATCAGCCACTCCGAGGAGAGCCCCCGCCCGCACGCCCGCCGCCTGCACGGCGCGCAGCTGTGGGTCGCCCTCCCGGACGCCCACCGCCACGCCGACCCGCACTTCGAGTACCACGCCGAACTGCCCCTGGTCACCGCCCCCGGCCTGTCGGCCACCCTGCTCCTGGGCACCCTCGACGGCACCACGTCCCCGGGCACGACGTACACCCCACTCGTCGGCGCCGACCTGACCCTCGCCGGCGGCACGGACGTACGCCTCCCCCTGGAACGGGACTTCGAGTACGCCGTCCTGTCCATGTCCGGCGAGGCCCACGTCGACGGCGTGCCTTTGGTGCCCGGCTCGATGCTCTACCTCGGCTGCGGCCGCGACGAACTCCCCCTGCGCGCCGACTCGGACGCGGGCCTGATGCTGCTGGGCGGCGAGCCGTTCGAGGAAGAGCTGATCATGTTCTGGAACTGGATCGGGCGCTCCCAGGAGGAGATCGAGCAGGCGCGCCGGGACTGGATGGAAGGGACGCGCTTCGGCGAGGTGAAGGGCTACGACGGGGCTCCACTGCCCGCCCCGGCGCTGCCGGCGGTGCCGTTGAAACCGCGCGGAAGGATGCGCTGA
- a CDS encoding LacI family DNA-binding transcriptional regulator: MVQIPKPSAAESLAPRSVPTSADVARLAGVSRATVSYVLNNTGAVRISEPTRRRVHEAARELGYVPHAAARSLRAGHSRMVLMPAPSFPAGPLYSRFLSELQWALARLDYTVVQYGSVGLHGYEAARAWAELRPVAVLVPGADLDPQGVEVLRRSGARAVVTLGPEAVEGAHALLTDQESVGHGAVRHLYDRGRRAIGVVVPAEHGLDVFSVPRLDGARRAVRGTDATVTELPLAYEERDAARLAARWGSLGLDAVFAYNDEYAMLLMRALQDTGLAVPGDAAVIGADDLMLGRLLRPRLSTVHLELPSGRDLAALVDRAVQDPGAAPERHKVLGAAVVHRESS, from the coding sequence ATGGTGCAGATACCGAAACCGTCCGCCGCCGAGTCCCTCGCACCGCGCTCCGTGCCCACGAGCGCCGATGTGGCCCGGCTGGCCGGCGTCTCGCGCGCGACCGTCTCCTACGTCCTGAACAACACCGGCGCCGTCCGGATCAGCGAACCCACCCGCCGCCGCGTGCACGAGGCGGCCAGGGAGCTGGGATACGTCCCGCACGCCGCGGCCCGCTCCCTGCGCGCCGGACACAGCCGGATGGTCCTGATGCCCGCGCCGTCCTTCCCCGCGGGCCCCCTCTACAGCCGGTTCCTCAGCGAACTCCAGTGGGCCCTGGCCCGCCTCGACTACACGGTCGTGCAGTACGGCAGTGTCGGGCTGCACGGCTACGAGGCCGCCCGTGCCTGGGCGGAGCTGCGCCCGGTCGCCGTCCTCGTGCCGGGCGCCGATCTGGACCCGCAGGGGGTGGAGGTCCTCAGGCGCTCCGGCGCCCGCGCGGTCGTCACCCTCGGCCCCGAGGCGGTCGAGGGAGCGCACGCCCTGCTCACGGACCAGGAGAGCGTCGGACACGGCGCGGTCCGCCACCTCTACGACCGGGGCCGGCGCGCCATCGGCGTGGTCGTGCCCGCGGAACACGGCCTCGACGTCTTCTCGGTGCCCCGCCTCGACGGCGCCCGCCGTGCCGTGCGCGGCACCGACGCCACCGTCACCGAGCTGCCCCTCGCCTACGAGGAGCGGGACGCCGCCCGGCTGGCCGCACGCTGGGGCTCCCTCGGTCTCGACGCGGTGTTCGCGTACAACGACGAGTACGCGATGCTGCTGATGCGGGCCCTGCAGGACACCGGCCTCGCCGTACCCGGCGACGCGGCCGTGATCGGGGCCGACGACCTGATGCTGGGCCGCCTGCTCCGGCCCCGGCTCAGCACCGTCCACCTGGAGCTGCCCTCCGGCCGTGACCTGGCCGCACTGGTCGACCGCGCGGTCCAGGACCCCGGCGCCGCGCCCGAGCGTCACAAGGTGCTGGGCGCGGCGGTGGTCCACCGCGAGTCGAGCTGA
- a CDS encoding NUDIX domain-containing protein — MARTEYYDDPNAPKPNSMVVAASAVVTDDHGSILLQRRRDNDLWALPGGGMDLTDSLPGTAVREVKEETGLDVEITGLVGTYTDPKHIIAYTDGEVRRQFNVCFTARITGGQLAISDESTELRFVPPEEIEQLPMHHTQRIRIQHFLEHREKPYLG; from the coding sequence GTGGCCCGCACCGAGTACTACGACGACCCGAACGCGCCCAAGCCGAACAGCATGGTCGTCGCCGCATCCGCCGTCGTCACAGACGACCACGGCAGCATCCTCCTCCAGCGCCGCCGCGACAACGACCTATGGGCCCTGCCCGGAGGCGGAATGGACCTCACCGACTCCCTGCCAGGCACGGCCGTCCGCGAGGTCAAGGAAGAAACCGGCCTCGACGTAGAGATCACCGGCCTGGTCGGCACCTACACCGACCCGAAACACATCATCGCCTACACCGACGGCGAGGTCCGCCGCCAGTTCAACGTCTGCTTCACCGCCCGCATCACCGGCGGTCAGTTGGCTATCTCCGACGAGTCCACCGAACTCCGGTTCGTGCCGCCGGAAGAGATCGAGCAGTTGCCGATGCACCACACCCAACGGATCAGGATCCAGCACTTCCTGGAACACCGCGAGAAGCCGTACCTGGGCTGA
- a CDS encoding dihydrolipoyl dehydrogenase family protein, with protein MTQSDSIAYDVVVIGAGPVGENVADRTRAAGLSTAIVESELVGGECSYWACMPSKALLRPVLARADARRLPGLADSAQGTLDTAAVLARRDGFTSHWKDDGQVQWVEGIGADLYRGLGRLAGPRTVEVTAPDGTRRVLTARHAVAVCTGSAAALPDLPGLADVRPWTSREATSAESAPGRLIVVGGGVVAVEMATAWQALGSRVSLLVRGEGGLLARMEPFAGELVAEALTEAGVDLRTGTSVRSVTREDGTVVAVTDTGESIEADEILFATGRVPRTGDIGLETVGLEPGSWLSVDDSLRVGGHDWLYAVGDVNHRALLTHQGKYQARVAGAAIAARASGVPILESDPWGAHAATADHAAVPQVVFTDPEAASVGLSLAEAEQAGHRVRAVDVDLGTVAGASLYGDDYKGRARMVVDLEDEIIRGVTFVGPGVGEMIHSATVAVVGQVPLSRLWHAVPSYPTISEVWLRLLEAYRDN; from the coding sequence ATGACGCAATCGGATTCCATCGCGTACGACGTAGTCGTGATCGGCGCGGGCCCCGTGGGGGAGAACGTCGCCGACCGCACCCGGGCGGCCGGTCTGTCCACCGCGATCGTGGAGAGCGAACTGGTCGGCGGCGAATGCTCCTACTGGGCGTGCATGCCCAGCAAGGCCCTGCTGCGCCCGGTCCTCGCCCGCGCGGACGCCCGCCGCCTGCCCGGCCTCGCCGACTCGGCGCAGGGCACCCTGGACACCGCGGCGGTCCTCGCCCGCCGTGACGGATTCACCTCCCACTGGAAGGACGACGGCCAGGTCCAGTGGGTGGAGGGCATCGGCGCCGACCTCTACCGCGGGCTGGGACGGCTCGCCGGGCCGCGCACCGTGGAGGTGACCGCACCCGACGGCACCCGCCGGGTGCTGACCGCCCGGCACGCCGTCGCCGTCTGCACCGGCAGCGCCGCCGCCCTGCCCGACCTGCCCGGGCTCGCCGACGTGCGCCCCTGGACCAGCCGCGAGGCAACCAGCGCCGAGAGCGCTCCCGGCCGGCTCATCGTGGTCGGCGGCGGCGTGGTCGCCGTCGAGATGGCCACCGCCTGGCAGGCCCTCGGCTCCCGGGTGTCCCTCCTGGTGCGCGGCGAGGGCGGGCTGCTCGCCCGGATGGAGCCCTTCGCCGGAGAACTGGTCGCCGAGGCGCTCACCGAGGCCGGCGTGGACCTCCGCACCGGCACCTCCGTCCGGTCGGTCACCCGCGAGGACGGCACCGTCGTCGCCGTCACCGACACGGGCGAGAGCATCGAGGCCGACGAGATCCTCTTCGCCACCGGCCGGGTGCCCCGCACCGGCGACATCGGCCTGGAGACGGTCGGCCTGGAACCGGGCTCCTGGCTGTCCGTCGACGACAGCCTCCGGGTGGGCGGCCACGACTGGCTGTACGCCGTCGGCGACGTCAACCACCGCGCCCTCCTCACCCACCAGGGCAAGTACCAGGCGCGCGTCGCGGGCGCCGCCATCGCCGCCCGCGCCTCCGGGGTGCCGATCCTGGAGTCCGACCCGTGGGGCGCGCACGCCGCGACCGCCGACCACGCCGCCGTACCCCAGGTGGTGTTCACCGACCCCGAGGCGGCCTCCGTCGGCCTGAGCCTCGCCGAGGCGGAACAGGCCGGCCATCGGGTCCGCGCCGTCGACGTCGACCTGGGCACCGTGGCCGGCGCGAGCCTCTACGGCGACGACTACAAGGGCCGCGCCCGCATGGTCGTCGACCTGGAGGACGAGATCATCCGCGGCGTCACCTTCGTCGGCCCCGGCGTCGGCGAGATGATCCACTCCGCGACCGTCGCCGTCGTCGGCCAGGTGCCCCTCAGCCGCCTGTGGCACGCCGTCCCGTCGTACCCGACGATCAGCGAGGTGTGGCTGCGGCTCCTGGAGGCGTACCGCGACAACTGA